A genomic stretch from Terriglobus sp. RCC_193 includes:
- a CDS encoding lipopolysaccharide biosynthesis protein, whose translation MAADTREPSNSSASRAGALTRTLATASTRLLDLPTRYGLHFLIALRLGIEDVGAFYIVFSVMTMASGLGRLGVDRAMTREVAAALGRDLPSTARRIAWRGMRLTLLNSALITLALVLLAKPIALYLLHKPAMAIPLAIGAISIFPQNIANAAAGVLAGLGRVATSQMIYQWLWPAIFCAGALVFHLDVNRTLLLIVAAMLLNAVFGVALMLRVLPVRHAEHQALDVPSLSRLGVQLFSAELLQLAISSAPPFILGIAASTTEVARYAVVWRIVLLLNLLVSAMAAVASPQFAAASARGDRATLRRVAQQTVGVTVVLSVLPTLFLAINPVFFLSRFGAGYAPAAPAMRILLLGQFSLILCAGVPELLGMTGHARTLLKINAVSMTVLLLGLGVLTPHFTDAGAAAGTALAMLVNAIGVSFAAKHDLGLMPLWNVLQDGRLQLRQRLSPATPEDAPIDEDITDTSNV comes from the coding sequence ATGGCAGCTGATACTCGCGAACCTTCCAACTCCTCTGCGTCACGCGCCGGTGCCCTTACCCGTACGCTGGCCACGGCAAGCACGCGCCTGTTGGATTTACCTACGCGCTACGGCCTGCATTTTCTCATCGCCTTGCGTCTTGGTATTGAGGATGTGGGCGCGTTCTACATTGTCTTCAGCGTCATGACCATGGCCTCAGGACTGGGGCGGCTGGGCGTGGACCGTGCGATGACGCGTGAAGTCGCTGCTGCGTTGGGGCGCGATCTTCCCAGCACCGCGCGTCGTATCGCATGGCGCGGCATGCGCCTCACGCTACTGAACTCCGCACTGATTACTCTGGCCTTGGTATTGCTCGCGAAACCGATCGCCTTATACCTCCTGCACAAACCAGCAATGGCGATTCCGCTGGCGATTGGTGCGATCTCCATCTTCCCGCAGAACATCGCCAATGCAGCAGCCGGTGTGCTGGCAGGTCTGGGCCGTGTGGCCACCAGCCAGATGATCTATCAGTGGTTGTGGCCGGCGATCTTCTGCGCCGGTGCACTCGTGTTTCATCTGGATGTCAATCGCACACTGCTGCTGATTGTGGCAGCCATGCTTTTGAATGCGGTCTTTGGCGTGGCGCTCATGTTGCGTGTGTTGCCAGTGCGACATGCGGAACATCAGGCGCTGGATGTGCCTTCACTGTCACGTCTCGGTGTGCAGTTATTCAGTGCGGAGCTTCTGCAACTTGCGATTTCTTCCGCTCCGCCTTTCATCCTTGGCATCGCGGCCTCCACGACAGAGGTTGCCCGCTACGCTGTGGTGTGGCGCATTGTGCTTCTGTTGAACCTGCTGGTTTCCGCAATGGCTGCTGTCGCTTCGCCGCAGTTTGCTGCTGCGTCTGCGCGTGGTGATCGTGCAACGCTGCGCCGCGTTGCGCAGCAGACGGTTGGTGTAACGGTTGTTCTCTCTGTGCTGCCCACGCTTTTCCTTGCGATCAATCCGGTGTTCTTCCTCAGCCGTTTCGGAGCGGGTTACGCACCAGCAGCTCCGGCCATGCGCATCCTTCTGCTTGGTCAGTTTTCTCTTATCCTGTGCGCGGGCGTTCCGGAACTGCTGGGTATGACGGGCCACGCCCGCACCCTGCTGAAGATCAATGCTGTTTCCATGACTGTTCTTCTACTGGGTTTGGGTGTGCTCACACCGCATTTCACGGATGCAGGAGCTGCGGCAGGAACGGCGCTTGCCATGCTGGTGAATGCCATTGGAGTCAGCTTTGCCGCGAAGCATGACCTGGGTCTTATGCCTCTTTGGAATGTTCTTCAGGATGGTCGTTTACAGCTTCGTCAACGACTTAGCCCAGCCACTCCTGAAGACGCACCGATTGATGAAGATATCACCGACACCAGCAATGTCTAA
- a CDS encoding WecB/TagA/CpsF family glycosyltransferase: MSVRNLPYQPGTIDEVAMRVVQHAEAKGPTHLVIAINGQVFVLAHQQPRFADVIRRAEEVVLDGISVFLATRALRDSHAHRVQGVELVTRICECANAYSQRVMLLGGRPGAGEKMKELLAETCPNLIVDVYCPPFGFERTEEGLEAVREAIRNFAPDILFVAFGAPKQEFFMDQHIRLMNVPVAMAVGGSFEMISGMVRRAPAWMQMIGMEWLFRTILEPRRLLWRYVYTNTVFIWLFLCERFSRVETNA; encoded by the coding sequence TTGTCAGTAAGGAATCTGCCGTATCAGCCAGGCACCATCGACGAAGTCGCGATGCGTGTGGTGCAGCATGCAGAGGCAAAGGGACCCACACATCTTGTCATCGCGATTAACGGACAGGTCTTTGTGCTCGCCCATCAGCAGCCTCGCTTTGCCGATGTGATTCGTCGCGCAGAGGAAGTTGTTCTCGACGGCATCTCCGTTTTTCTGGCCACGCGCGCACTGCGTGATTCTCATGCACATCGAGTGCAGGGCGTGGAGCTGGTCACACGTATCTGCGAATGCGCAAATGCATACTCGCAGCGCGTGATGCTGCTGGGCGGTCGTCCCGGCGCGGGTGAGAAGATGAAGGAACTCCTCGCAGAGACATGCCCGAATCTGATCGTTGATGTGTATTGCCCACCATTTGGTTTTGAGCGCACGGAAGAAGGTTTGGAAGCTGTACGCGAGGCCATTCGCAACTTCGCCCCCGATATTCTCTTCGTTGCTTTCGGCGCGCCCAAGCAGGAGTTCTTCATGGACCAGCACATTCGTCTTATGAATGTGCCTGTTGCAATGGCCGTAGGTGGCAGCTTTGAGATGATCAGCGGCATGGTTCGCCGCGCTCCCGCATGGATGCAGATGATCGGCATGGAGTGGCTTTTCCGGACCATCCTGGAGCCGCGCCGCCTGCTCTGGCGTTACGTTTATACGAATACGGTCTTTATCTGGCTTTTCCTGTGCGAGCGGTTTTCGCGCGTGGAAACAAACGCATAA
- a CDS encoding nucleotidyltransferase family protein → MEAIILAGGKGTRLAGVVPNLPKPMAPIAGKPFLWYLLQSLQQQGFTRVILSIGHLAAEIRNGFAHRDGPLEVIFCEENEPLGTGGAIRAAMRMAQGESVFVLNGDTFATVDYAAMQQQHVATASTLSLALMPVPDTTRYGAVQVDGTHVMGFSEKGRSGPGYINAGVYLMQRNLLETLQLPERFSFEEQVLMQYLRDLRPTAFLASGYFIDIGIPEDYARAQEELPRQMFFKE, encoded by the coding sequence ATGGAAGCCATTATCCTTGCCGGGGGGAAGGGAACGCGCCTTGCTGGCGTTGTTCCCAATCTGCCTAAGCCCATGGCACCCATCGCCGGGAAACCGTTTCTTTGGTATCTTCTGCAATCGCTGCAGCAACAGGGATTCACTCGCGTCATTCTCTCAATCGGCCACCTCGCCGCAGAGATTCGCAATGGCTTCGCACATCGGGATGGCCCGCTGGAAGTTATCTTCTGCGAAGAAAACGAACCGCTTGGGACCGGCGGAGCGATTCGTGCTGCAATGCGCATGGCACAGGGTGAATCCGTCTTCGTTCTCAACGGTGACACCTTCGCCACTGTGGATTACGCTGCGATGCAGCAACAACATGTTGCTACGGCGAGCACACTTAGTCTTGCATTGATGCCGGTTCCTGACACCACACGTTATGGCGCAGTTCAGGTGGACGGAACACACGTGATGGGCTTTTCAGAGAAGGGGCGTTCCGGTCCGGGTTACATTAACGCAGGCGTTTATCTTATGCAACGCAATCTGCTGGAAACTCTCCAGCTGCCAGAACGGTTTTCCTTTGAAGAGCAGGTACTCATGCAGTATCTTCGCGACCTGCGTCCCACTGCATTTCTTGCCAGCGGATACTTCATCGACATTGGAATCCCGGAAGACTACGCACGTGCACAGGAAGAGCTCCCTCGCCAGATGTTCTTCAAGGAATAA
- a CDS encoding GntR family transcriptional regulator, with amino-acid sequence MSDGTQRQSNADRVKHELLSRIMDGRMAPGQRIVELQIANEMKTSQGPVREALRELEAMDLIITEPYKGTRVREITPKQVEDAYDVRAALERLAAVSAAKYFKGNVVTLRKQASAVESAARQKNQSAYGHHDVQFHRMIVAAANNRALLRSWEALAYEVRIATRLGKTHVDLLEAQAIHWQVIEALEKGNGAAAGRMLAANVVTAFHPHDSP; translated from the coding sequence ATGTCTGATGGCACACAGCGCCAGTCCAATGCGGACCGCGTCAAGCACGAATTATTGAGCCGCATCATGGATGGCCGCATGGCTCCCGGCCAGCGCATCGTGGAACTCCAGATCGCGAATGAAATGAAGACCAGCCAGGGACCCGTGCGCGAGGCACTGCGCGAACTGGAGGCGATGGATCTCATCATCACGGAACCTTACAAGGGGACGCGCGTTCGCGAGATCACGCCCAAGCAGGTAGAGGATGCCTATGACGTTCGTGCAGCACTGGAGCGGCTCGCCGCGGTTTCTGCTGCAAAATACTTCAAGGGCAATGTTGTGACATTGCGTAAACAGGCGAGCGCGGTAGAATCGGCGGCACGGCAGAAGAACCAAAGTGCCTACGGCCATCATGATGTGCAGTTCCATCGCATGATCGTTGCTGCTGCAAACAACCGCGCGTTGTTACGAAGCTGGGAAGCACTGGCGTATGAAGTGCGCATTGCCACGCGTCTCGGCAAAACACATGTTGATTTACTGGAAGCGCAGGCCATTCACTGGCAGGTTATTGAAGCCCTGGAAAAAGGCAACGGTGCCGCTGCCGGTCGCATGTTGGCAGCCAATGTTGTTACAGCTTTCCACCCTCACGATTCCCCTTAA
- a CDS encoding sugar phosphate isomerase/epimerase family protein, which yields MKLGLLTAVFGQLNFDQLLEELKKYPQLQALEFGTGNFPGDSHVGLDDLLASPQRAKDFRRRVEDTGRIISALSCHGNPIHPDPAVAAREDKIIRKTIQLAQLLEVPVVNTFSGCPGAGPQDKIPNWITTPWPPEYSDALDWQWNERVIPYWKETATFAADHGIRVALEAHPGFVVYNPETALRLREAAGKSIGVNFDPSHFWWQGIDIPTAIADLGEAIFHFHAKDVFISPNNRAKNGVLDTKSYRHMPQRSWLFRSVGWGHGELEWKSIASALRLAGYDYVLSIEHEDALASIHEGLSSAINMLTRVLLTEPQVEPWWT from the coding sequence ATGAAATTAGGTCTTCTCACAGCAGTGTTCGGCCAACTGAACTTCGACCAGCTTCTGGAAGAGTTGAAGAAGTATCCGCAATTACAGGCTCTTGAATTTGGCACAGGTAACTTCCCGGGCGATAGCCATGTTGGTCTTGACGATCTTCTTGCCTCACCGCAGCGTGCCAAGGATTTCCGCCGCCGCGTGGAAGATACCGGCCGCATCATCAGCGCGCTCTCCTGTCATGGCAATCCCATCCATCCTGACCCCGCGGTTGCTGCGCGAGAAGATAAGATAATTCGCAAAACTATCCAGCTTGCGCAACTGCTGGAAGTGCCCGTGGTGAACACCTTCAGCGGCTGCCCCGGCGCGGGCCCGCAGGACAAGATTCCGAACTGGATCACAACCCCCTGGCCGCCGGAATATTCTGATGCTCTGGACTGGCAGTGGAACGAACGCGTGATTCCTTACTGGAAAGAAACAGCCACCTTCGCTGCGGACCACGGCATTCGGGTCGCGCTGGAAGCGCATCCTGGCTTCGTGGTGTACAACCCCGAGACGGCACTGCGACTGCGTGAAGCTGCGGGCAAGAGCATCGGCGTGAACTTCGACCCGAGCCATTTCTGGTGGCAGGGAATCGACATTCCCACAGCCATCGCAGACCTTGGCGAGGCCATCTTCCACTTCCATGCAAAAGATGTCTTCATCTCTCCGAACAACCGCGCCAAGAACGGCGTGCTGGACACGAAGAGCTATCGCCACATGCCGCAGCGTTCGTGGCTCTTTCGTTCCGTCGGCTGGGGGCACGGCGAACTCGAATGGAAATCCATCGCTTCCGCTCTGCGGCTTGCAGGCTACGACTACGTTCTCTCCATTGAGCATGAGGACGCGCTTGCCAGCATCCACGAAGGCTTAAGCTCTGCCATCAACATGCTTACACGCGTCCTGCTGACCGAACCGCAGGTGGAGCCGTGGTGGACGTAG
- a CDS encoding nucleoside permease, which translates to MTKVKLAAMMFLEFFIWGGWYVTVSTWVSQTLHFSGVQTGWIVGSTAIGALVSPFLAGWVADNLMPAQYMLALLHLIGAVLLYLASNQTHYGPLYGIILTYAVLFMPTLGLANTVAFRHINNPKTEFAPIRVLGTIGWICAGLLISYFHADATALPLRISAIASVVMAFYSLTLPSTPPQATEPFSVGNLFPVEVRRMFRDKSFLIFAIASFLICIPLQFYYAFTNPFLNQLQVHNAAGIMTGGQMSELGCMLLIPWFFRRLGVKWMLVSGMLAWVLRYVAFSYGNPGSGVWMLWLGILLHGICYDFFFVTGQIYTDRKAPLAYRSAAQGLITLITYGVGMLVGAWLSGVVVDKYATTLADGTTAHNWHAIWIVAAGLSLVVLVLFTAIFKDNEDDADSTLSTTPLVVEATTGTAVAEGTI; encoded by the coding sequence ATGACCAAGGTAAAACTGGCAGCGATGATGTTCCTGGAGTTCTTCATCTGGGGTGGATGGTATGTGACCGTCAGCACCTGGGTGAGCCAGACGCTGCACTTCTCCGGTGTGCAAACCGGGTGGATTGTAGGTAGCACCGCCATTGGCGCGCTTGTCTCGCCGTTTCTTGCAGGATGGGTTGCCGATAACCTGATGCCCGCGCAGTACATGCTGGCACTGCTGCATCTCATTGGCGCCGTGCTGCTATATCTGGCGTCGAACCAGACACACTACGGTCCGCTATACGGCATCATCCTGACTTACGCGGTACTCTTCATGCCCACGCTGGGGTTGGCAAATACGGTTGCCTTCCGCCACATCAATAACCCCAAGACGGAGTTCGCACCCATCCGTGTGCTGGGCACCATTGGCTGGATCTGTGCTGGCCTGCTGATCAGCTACTTCCACGCCGACGCTACTGCCCTGCCACTGCGCATCTCCGCGATTGCCTCCGTGGTCATGGCCTTCTATTCGTTGACGTTGCCGTCCACACCACCGCAGGCTACGGAACCCTTCTCCGTGGGCAATCTATTCCCGGTGGAAGTGCGCCGCATGTTCCGCGATAAGAGCTTCCTGATCTTCGCGATTGCGTCATTCCTCATCTGCATTCCGCTGCAGTTCTACTATGCCTTCACCAACCCTTTCCTGAACCAGCTGCAGGTGCACAACGCAGCCGGCATCATGACCGGTGGCCAGATGAGCGAACTTGGCTGCATGTTGCTCATCCCATGGTTCTTCCGCCGCCTGGGCGTGAAGTGGATGCTGGTCAGCGGCATGCTGGCATGGGTGCTTCGCTACGTTGCCTTCTCTTATGGCAACCCCGGCTCGGGCGTGTGGATGTTATGGCTTGGCATTTTGCTGCACGGCATCTGCTATGACTTTTTCTTCGTCACAGGCCAGATCTACACCGATCGTAAGGCTCCGCTGGCCTACCGCAGCGCCGCACAGGGCCTGATCACGCTGATCACCTATGGTGTGGGCATGCTGGTGGGCGCATGGCTCAGCGGTGTGGTGGTGGACAAGTATGCCACCACACTGGCCGATGGCACCACAGCGCACAACTGGCACGCCATCTGGATCGTGGCGGCAGGCCTGTCTCTGGTGGTTCTGGTGTTGTTCACCGCCATCTTCAAGGACAACGAAGACGACGCGGATTCCACGCTGAGCACCACGCCACTGGTGGTGGAAGCCACAACAGGCACGGCTGTAGCAGAAGGCACTATCTAA
- a CDS encoding M48 family metallopeptidase — MKLKNLVLLTTLAAVPVVPVVAQTSGQQTPTSTTSSNPGNTPQSKSPTNGGPTGDGPVTASKDDLEKARAEAAKNNNQPIPEPGDELKKDIKKGSTEDVNATGTRDIGGRGLGNWFSTDWEVRNGKSYAVEIERSSHLITDPVIVEYVNRVGQNIVKNSDAKVPFTIKVIDSDEINAMALPGGFFYVNSGLILAADNESELAGVMAHEIAHVCAHHAARQMTRLEYMQLSTVPLIFMGGYTAYGIYEASQLAIPLGFLKFSRNFEAEADYLGIQYAYRSGYDPQGLITMFEKLDALEKRKPGVLARAFSDHPQTPDRIDRSEQEIATILPSRPDYLVTSSEFDDIKARLARIQNKRKVDGGKDGNKPTLRRTTASNNDPASTQDSGNSNDNRPVLNRRD; from the coding sequence ATGAAATTGAAGAATCTGGTTCTCCTTACCACCCTTGCCGCCGTTCCGGTCGTGCCCGTGGTTGCGCAGACCTCCGGTCAGCAGACGCCTACCTCTACCACGTCCTCTAATCCCGGCAATACGCCGCAGTCGAAGTCGCCCACCAACGGCGGACCTACCGGCGACGGCCCGGTGACGGCCTCGAAGGATGATCTGGAGAAGGCGCGCGCGGAAGCTGCGAAGAATAATAATCAGCCCATTCCGGAACCCGGCGACGAGCTGAAGAAGGACATCAAGAAGGGCTCTACGGAGGACGTCAACGCCACCGGTACGCGCGACATCGGTGGTCGCGGCCTGGGGAACTGGTTTTCAACGGACTGGGAAGTTCGCAACGGTAAGTCCTACGCGGTCGAAATCGAACGTTCCTCGCACCTCATCACAGATCCCGTCATTGTCGAATATGTGAACCGTGTTGGCCAGAACATCGTGAAGAACTCCGATGCCAAGGTGCCGTTCACCATCAAGGTTATCGATTCCGACGAGATCAACGCCATGGCTTTGCCCGGTGGTTTTTTCTACGTGAACAGCGGCCTCATCCTGGCCGCGGACAATGAAAGCGAACTCGCCGGTGTGATGGCGCACGAGATCGCGCATGTGTGTGCGCACCACGCAGCCCGCCAGATGACGCGTCTGGAGTACATGCAGCTTTCCACCGTGCCCCTGATCTTCATGGGCGGCTACACGGCATACGGCATCTACGAGGCATCGCAGCTGGCCATTCCGCTTGGCTTTCTGAAGTTCTCGCGTAACTTTGAGGCGGAAGCCGACTACCTCGGCATTCAATACGCCTATCGCTCCGGGTACGATCCTCAGGGCCTTATCACCATGTTTGAAAAGCTGGACGCGTTAGAGAAGCGCAAGCCTGGCGTTCTGGCACGCGCCTTCTCTGACCACCCGCAGACACCGGATCGCATTGATCGTTCTGAGCAGGAGATTGCCACTATCCTGCCCTCGCGTCCGGATTATCTGGTCACGTCGTCTGAATTCGACGACATCAAGGCACGGCTGGCTCGCATTCAGAACAAACGCAAGGTCGACGGTGGCAAGGACGGCAACAAACCCACGCTGCGCCGCACCACTGCCAGTAACAACGACCCGGCCAGCACGCAGGACAGCGGCAATAGCAATGACAACCGCCCGGTGCTCAACCGCCGCGATTAA
- the sugE gene encoding quaternary ammonium compound efflux SMR transporter SugE — protein sequence MSNPWVLIFVAGLLETTWAVGLKYTHGFTRLFPSIFTLIALAGSMYLLARAAQTLPIGTAYAVWVGIGAVGATILGIALFDEPATAPRLLFLTMLIGSILGLKYTSH from the coding sequence ATGTCGAACCCCTGGGTTCTTATCTTTGTCGCGGGTCTTCTTGAAACCACATGGGCCGTTGGCCTGAAATACACACATGGTTTCACTCGCCTGTTTCCCAGCATCTTTACTCTCATCGCTCTCGCAGGCAGCATGTATCTGCTGGCCCGTGCAGCGCAGACGCTTCCTATTGGTACTGCATACGCTGTGTGGGTAGGCATCGGCGCTGTGGGAGCAACCATCCTCGGCATTGCACTTTTCGATGAGCCGGCAACAGCTCCGCGCCTGCTCTTCCTCACGATGTTGATCGGTTCCATCCTTGGCCTGAAGTACACGTCGCACTAA
- a CDS encoding family 43 glycosylhydrolase — translation MRIRTLLATLLFAATATAQSTFTNPVLDHGPDPWVIRYKGSYFYMNTTGKDLQIRKTTDMAVLDKAAPVIVWTPEPGHEWSKELWAPELHRWGNKWYIYFAADAGKNEDHRIYVVENPSDDPTQGTWILKGKVADSTDKWAIDASVFEHRGQHYIIWSGWQGDHDGEQDIFIAHMSNPWTIDSPRTLIGKPTYEWELHGDLPGRHVNVNEGPEFLPHGDKVFVTFSANGCWTDFYSLGELEVKANANLLDAKSWTKIDHPFFTTEPSAHAYSPGHNGFFTAPNGQNWIIYHANPEAGQGCGNHRSPRIQPFTWNADGTPNFGKPVPINQPMPSPR, via the coding sequence ATGCGTATTCGAACCCTTCTTGCCACGCTTCTTTTCGCGGCCACAGCCACGGCGCAGTCCACTTTTACGAATCCGGTGCTCGATCACGGTCCTGATCCGTGGGTGATTCGTTACAAGGGTTCGTATTTCTACATGAACACCACCGGCAAAGACCTGCAGATTCGCAAGACCACGGACATGGCTGTTCTGGATAAGGCTGCGCCGGTCATCGTGTGGACACCCGAACCAGGTCACGAATGGTCAAAGGAACTATGGGCGCCGGAACTGCATCGCTGGGGCAATAAGTGGTACATCTACTTCGCCGCGGACGCTGGCAAGAATGAAGATCATCGCATCTATGTCGTCGAGAATCCGTCGGACGATCCCACGCAGGGCACATGGATACTGAAGGGGAAGGTTGCCGATAGCACGGACAAGTGGGCCATTGACGCATCTGTCTTTGAGCATCGCGGTCAGCATTACATCATCTGGTCGGGCTGGCAGGGCGATCACGACGGCGAACAGGATATCTTCATCGCGCATATGAGTAACCCGTGGACCATCGACAGTCCACGCACACTCATTGGCAAGCCAACATATGAGTGGGAGTTGCACGGCGATCTGCCGGGACGCCACGTCAACGTGAATGAAGGCCCGGAGTTCCTGCCGCATGGTGATAAGGTTTTCGTCACCTTCTCCGCGAACGGCTGCTGGACAGACTTCTATTCGCTGGGCGAACTGGAAGTGAAGGCAAACGCGAACCTGCTCGACGCAAAGAGCTGGACGAAGATCGATCATCCGTTCTTCACCACCGAACCATCAGCACACGCTTACAGCCCCGGCCACAATGGATTTTTCACTGCGCCCAACGGTCAAAACTGGATCATCTATCACGCCAATCCAGAGGCAGGACAGGGCTGCGGCAATCACCGCTCGCCCCGCATCCAGCCATTTACCTGGAACGCGGATGGTACGCCGAATTTCGGCAAGCCAGTGCCCATTAACCAGCCCATGCCTTCCCCGAGGTGA
- a CDS encoding SDR family oxidoreductase, with protein MSDLVLVTGGTGFVGIHCIVALLRQGYRVRTTVRSLDRSHEISNMLACAGLGDSHVEFCTTDLTSDTGWPEAVAGCRYVLHVASPFFFGKDEKTMDLTTPAREGTLRVLRAARDAGVERVVLTSSFAAIGYGHPDRSTSFTEEDWTNVDGDDVSPYIRSKAIAERAAWDFLAREGGNLQLASVNPVGIFGPALGPKLSTSVQILQRMLKGEFPGVPRIAFGAVDVRDVADLELLAMTHPEANGQRFLAISGNAVPFIEYANILRQHLGARGAKLPKREVSDWMIRAFAVIRPEAKDLVPQLGKRRQTTSAKAQQLLGWQPRSVEEALNSSADSLFDLGLV; from the coding sequence ATGAGTGATCTTGTTCTTGTCACCGGCGGCACTGGCTTTGTCGGTATCCACTGCATCGTCGCGTTGTTACGCCAGGGCTATCGTGTTCGCACGACGGTACGTTCGCTTGATCGCAGTCATGAAATCAGCAATATGCTGGCGTGTGCAGGTCTGGGTGATAGCCATGTTGAATTCTGTACGACTGACCTTACTTCTGACACAGGTTGGCCCGAGGCCGTTGCAGGCTGCCGTTATGTACTCCACGTGGCTTCGCCGTTCTTCTTTGGCAAGGATGAGAAGACCATGGACCTGACCACACCCGCTCGCGAGGGCACACTTCGTGTTCTTCGCGCAGCACGCGATGCAGGTGTGGAGCGAGTCGTTCTAACCAGTTCCTTTGCCGCTATTGGCTATGGGCATCCGGATCGTTCCACATCTTTTACGGAAGAAGACTGGACCAACGTAGACGGCGATGACGTGAGTCCATACATCCGCAGCAAAGCCATTGCCGAACGTGCCGCATGGGACTTCCTTGCGCGCGAAGGTGGCAATCTTCAACTTGCATCGGTTAACCCGGTTGGCATCTTCGGTCCTGCACTTGGTCCAAAGCTCTCGACGTCGGTGCAGATTCTTCAACGCATGTTGAAAGGCGAATTTCCCGGTGTTCCCCGCATCGCGTTTGGTGCCGTCGATGTTCGCGATGTCGCTGACCTCGAACTCCTTGCCATGACACATCCTGAGGCCAATGGCCAACGCTTTCTCGCTATCAGCGGTAACGCTGTCCCGTTTATCGAATACGCAAATATCCTGCGCCAACACCTTGGTGCACGTGGTGCAAAGCTGCCCAAACGCGAAGTGTCGGATTGGATGATCCGTGCCTTCGCGGTCATCAGGCCAGAGGCAAAAGACCTGGTCCCGCAGCTTGGCAAACGTCGTCAGACAACGTCTGCGAAAGCGCAGCAACTCCTCGGCTGGCAACCGCGTTCTGTTGAAGAAGCCCTCAACTCCAGCGCCGACAGCCTCTTTGATCTCGGTCTCGTGTAA
- a CDS encoding TIGR03435 family protein, which yields MRIFAGLVAILCLALPIAAQQKLAFDITSVRENKSGIGPGSKEPNTNVPLGPGNVYSPTGGQLNLRNIEFLQIISFAWKLTLPQRDAFRDMAPPWAREARFDIQARTDKSDVTKDELRLMMRSLLEERFGLVVHYETRTASVYSLQLLKPDTFGPHFRKHTGTCSTDFKGKTTDDADAEGYPQVCGGLLMLAGSNSTHFRIGARDMPITVFATSLTGWGDLGRPVVNDTGITGNIDFILDFIPPYAQAAAGADVEGQGFQEALHKQLGVKLEPQKQPVPVLVLDHIDHLSEN from the coding sequence ATGCGAATCTTTGCCGGACTTGTCGCAATCCTTTGCCTCGCACTTCCCATCGCGGCACAGCAGAAACTCGCTTTCGACATCACCTCCGTGCGCGAGAACAAATCCGGCATCGGTCCCGGGAGCAAAGAACCGAATACCAATGTCCCACTCGGCCCCGGCAATGTTTACTCGCCTACCGGTGGCCAGCTTAATCTGCGCAATATTGAATTTCTTCAGATCATCTCCTTCGCGTGGAAACTGACGCTGCCGCAGCGCGATGCTTTCCGCGATATGGCCCCACCATGGGCACGCGAAGCGCGTTTCGACATTCAGGCGCGCACCGACAAGTCCGATGTCACCAAGGACGAACTTCGTCTCATGATGCGTTCCTTGCTTGAGGAACGCTTCGGCCTCGTCGTCCATTACGAGACCCGCACTGCATCCGTGTATTCGCTCCAACTCCTCAAGCCAGATACCTTTGGCCCGCACTTCCGCAAACACACCGGCACGTGTTCCACCGACTTCAAGGGCAAGACGACCGACGATGCGGATGCCGAAGGTTATCCCCAGGTGTGCGGCGGTCTCTTGATGCTTGCGGGCAGCAACAGCACGCACTTCCGCATCGGTGCACGTGATATGCCCATCACCGTCTTTGCCACTTCATTGACCGGTTGGGGCGACCTCGGTCGCCCTGTCGTGAACGACACTGGCATTACCGGCAACATCGACTTCATCCTCGACTTCATCCCTCCCTACGCGCAGGCAGCCGCTGGAGCAGACGTGGAAGGGCAGGGCTTTCAGGAAGCACTGCACAAGCAACTGGGAGTGAAACTGGAGCCGCAGAAACAGCCGGTGCCGGTTCTCGTACTCGACCACATCGATCATCTTTCAGAGAATTAA